The following are from one region of the Streptomyces rubrogriseus genome:
- a CDS encoding carbohydrate ABC transporter permease, translated as MAAPRSFTWTRRVFLTLLTGFVLLPVYVMVSSSLKPLEDVSSQFHWLPSNLTIRPYIDIWSTVPLAKYFLNSLIVAGAATVCSVVIAVFAAYAVSRYEFRGKRVFSVTVLSTQMFPGILFLLPLFLIYVNIGNATGIALFGSRGGLILTYLTFSLPFSIWMLIGYFDSVPRDLDEAALVDGCGPLRALFKVVVPAAIPGIVAVAVYAFMTAWGEVLFASVMTNDATRTLAVGLQGYSTQNDVYWNQIMAASLVVSVPVVAGFLLLQRYLVAGLTAGAVK; from the coding sequence ATGGCGGCACCGCGCTCCTTCACCTGGACCCGCCGCGTCTTCCTCACCCTGCTGACCGGTTTCGTCCTGCTGCCGGTGTACGTCATGGTCTCCAGCTCGCTGAAGCCGCTCGAGGACGTCTCCAGCCAGTTCCACTGGCTGCCCAGCAACCTGACCATCCGCCCGTACATCGACATCTGGTCGACGGTCCCGCTGGCGAAGTACTTCCTCAACTCACTCATCGTGGCGGGCGCCGCGACCGTCTGCTCCGTCGTGATCGCGGTCTTCGCCGCCTACGCCGTCAGCCGCTACGAGTTCCGCGGCAAGCGCGTCTTCTCGGTGACCGTCCTGTCCACGCAGATGTTCCCGGGCATCCTCTTCCTGCTGCCCCTCTTCCTGATCTACGTCAACATCGGCAACGCCACCGGGATCGCCCTGTTCGGTTCCCGCGGCGGCCTCATCCTCACCTACCTGACCTTCTCCCTGCCCTTCTCCATCTGGATGCTGATCGGGTACTTCGACTCGGTACCCCGGGACCTGGACGAGGCGGCCCTCGTCGACGGCTGCGGGCCGCTGCGCGCCCTGTTCAAGGTCGTCGTGCCCGCCGCCATCCCCGGCATCGTCGCGGTCGCCGTCTACGCCTTCATGACCGCCTGGGGCGAAGTCCTGTTCGCCTCCGTCATGACCAACGACGCCACCCGCACCCTGGCGGTCGGACTCCAGGGCTACTCCACGCAGAACGACGTCTACTGGAACCAGATCATGGCCGCCTCGCTGGTCGTGAGCGTGCCCGTGGTCGCGGGCTTCCTGCTCCTCCAGCGCTACCTGGTGGCGGGCCTGACGGCCGGAGCCGTCAAGTGA
- a CDS encoding carbohydrate ABC transporter permease, with product MTTTTASAQPGERTVGKSSPGTARGPRRRPGRIRRIGLPYLLLLPALLLELLVHLVPMVIGIVMSFKELTQFYIRDWTTAPWTGLDNFTMSVDFDAPVGEALLHSFLVTCAFTILSVGLCWLIGTAAAICMQDAFRGRGLLRAIFLVPYALPVYAAVITWAFMFQHDNGLVNHVLHDQLGLTDKPSFWLIGDNSFVALLVVSVWKGWPFAFLIVMAGLQNIPKELYEAAALDGAGVWQQIRRITLPSLRPVNQVLVLVLFLWTFNDFNTPFVLFGKAAPEAADLISIHIYQSSFVTWNFGAGSAMSVLLLLFLLLVTGVYLFVTSRTARAPRNPQERKTADV from the coding sequence ATGACCACCACGACCGCCTCGGCGCAGCCCGGCGAGCGGACGGTCGGCAAGAGCTCCCCCGGGACGGCGCGCGGACCCCGCCGCCGCCCCGGGCGGATCCGCCGCATCGGCCTGCCCTACCTGCTGCTCCTGCCGGCCCTGCTCCTCGAACTCCTCGTCCACCTGGTGCCGATGGTCATCGGCATCGTGATGAGCTTCAAGGAACTCACCCAGTTCTACATCCGCGACTGGACCACCGCCCCGTGGACCGGGCTCGACAACTTCACCATGTCGGTGGACTTCGACGCCCCCGTCGGCGAGGCGCTGCTCCACTCCTTCCTCGTCACCTGCGCCTTCACGATCCTCTCCGTCGGCCTGTGCTGGCTGATCGGCACCGCCGCCGCGATCTGCATGCAGGACGCCTTCCGCGGCCGTGGCCTGCTCCGCGCGATCTTCCTGGTGCCGTACGCCCTGCCGGTCTACGCGGCCGTCATCACCTGGGCGTTCATGTTCCAGCACGACAACGGCCTGGTGAACCACGTCCTGCACGACCAGCTGGGCCTCACCGACAAGCCCTCCTTCTGGCTGATCGGCGACAACAGCTTCGTCGCGCTGCTCGTCGTGTCGGTGTGGAAGGGCTGGCCGTTCGCCTTCCTCATCGTCATGGCCGGCCTCCAGAACATCCCCAAGGAGCTGTACGAGGCCGCCGCCCTGGACGGCGCCGGCGTCTGGCAGCAGATCCGCCGCATCACCCTGCCGTCGCTGCGTCCGGTCAACCAGGTCCTGGTCCTGGTGCTGTTCCTGTGGACGTTCAACGACTTCAACACGCCGTTCGTCCTGTTCGGCAAGGCGGCGCCGGAAGCCGCCGACCTGATCTCCATCCACATCTACCAGTCGTCCTTCGTCACCTGGAACTTCGGCGCCGGCTCCGCGATGTCGGTCCTGCTGCTGCTCTTCCTGCTGCTGGTGACGGGCGTGTACCTGTTCGTGACCTCCAGGACCGCGCGGGCCCCCCGCAACCCCCAGGAGAGGAAGACGGCCGATGTCTAG
- a CDS encoding ABC transporter substrate-binding protein, producing the protein MRSIRAAAVGAVTMSLALAATACGGGSSSGGGSNDSPKELTYWASNQGASVEVDKKVLQPELDKFEKETGIKVKLEVVPWSDLLNRILTATTSGQGPDVLNIGNTWSASLQATGALLPWDSKNFEKIGGRDRFVDSALGSTGVEGQDPAAVPLYSMAYALYYNKQMFADAGITKPPATWDELVETGKKISKDGKWGLGAEGSNLSNNIHQVFVLAKQHGADFFTADGKPDFTSEGAVAAVKQYVDLMAKDKVVAPGNAEYAQNQSLSDFAKGKTAMVLWQTASATFKTMGMKDDEWGVAPAPVPSGAPGAGKATNSMVAGINMAVFKNSDNLDGATKFVKFMTSDAEQKLLNKAYGSIPPVKAAQSDPAFNTQGTTVLRETLATSAAALPQVPDESQFETAVGTAVKELFADAANGREVTTESVKEKLAKAQQQMPNK; encoded by the coding sequence ATGCGCAGCATCCGAGCCGCGGCCGTAGGCGCCGTCACCATGTCTCTCGCACTCGCCGCCACGGCCTGCGGAGGGGGCTCCTCCTCGGGCGGCGGATCCAACGACTCGCCGAAGGAACTCACCTACTGGGCCTCCAACCAGGGCGCCAGTGTCGAGGTCGACAAGAAGGTCCTCCAGCCCGAACTCGACAAGTTCGAGAAGGAGACCGGCATCAAGGTGAAGCTGGAGGTGGTGCCCTGGTCCGACCTGCTCAACCGGATCCTCACCGCCACCACCTCGGGACAGGGCCCCGACGTCCTGAACATCGGCAACACCTGGAGCGCCTCCCTCCAGGCCACCGGCGCCCTGCTGCCCTGGGACAGCAAGAACTTCGAGAAGATCGGCGGCAGGGACCGCTTCGTCGACTCCGCGCTCGGCTCCACCGGCGTCGAGGGCCAGGACCCGGCCGCGGTCCCGCTGTACTCGATGGCCTACGCGCTCTACTACAACAAGCAGATGTTCGCCGACGCCGGCATCACCAAGCCCCCGGCCACCTGGGACGAGCTGGTCGAGACCGGCAAGAAGATCTCCAAGGACGGCAAGTGGGGCCTGGGCGCCGAGGGCTCCAACCTGTCCAACAACATCCACCAGGTCTTCGTCCTCGCCAAGCAGCACGGCGCCGACTTCTTCACCGCCGACGGCAAGCCCGACTTCACCTCCGAGGGAGCCGTCGCCGCCGTCAAGCAGTACGTCGACCTGATGGCGAAGGACAAGGTCGTCGCACCCGGCAACGCCGAGTACGCGCAGAACCAGTCCCTCAGCGACTTCGCCAAGGGCAAGACCGCGATGGTGCTGTGGCAGACCGCCTCCGCCACCTTCAAGACCATGGGCATGAAGGACGACGAGTGGGGCGTCGCCCCCGCGCCCGTCCCGTCCGGCGCGCCCGGCGCCGGCAAGGCCACCAACTCCATGGTCGCCGGCATCAACATGGCCGTCTTCAAGAACAGCGACAACCTCGACGGCGCCACCAAGTTCGTGAAGTTCATGACCAGCGACGCCGAGCAGAAGCTCCTCAACAAGGCCTACGGCTCCATCCCGCCGGTCAAGGCCGCCCAGTCCGACCCGGCGTTCAACACCCAGGGCACCACCGTCCTGCGCGAGACCCTCGCCACCAGCGCCGCGGCCCTGCCCCAGGTGCCCGACGAGTCGCAGTTCGAGACCGCGGTCGGCACCGCCGTCAAGGAACTGTTCGCCGACGCGGCGAACGGACGCGAGGTGACCACCGAGTCCGTCAAGGAGAAGCTCGCCAAGGCACAGCAGCAGATGCCCAACAAGTGA